A DNA window from bacterium contains the following coding sequences:
- the dnaG gene encoding DNA primase, whose translation MPDDAIKDQVKEATDIVAVIGQYVTLRRRGTNLIGLCPFHTEKTPSFTVHADRQFFHCFGCGKGGDVFTFLMEHEGWSFPEALKYCAEKAGITLPERRERDDPQSRLRDEMSAALELADKIFRHTLFTPVGKHALDYLKNRGFQEQTLKRAGIGYAPPGYETVLKTAEARGITRKILEAAGLITHSAKGGNPYDRFRNRVTFPIVNLSGKTVGFGARALSDEDQPKYLNSPETALYQKGRLLYGLVVARDAIRRENRAILVEGYMDWLTMVEAGIDNVVAVSGTALTDMQAKLLSRFCERVTMMFDADAAGQRAALRGIDIAYNAALGVDIAVLPKGEDPDSLIRKQGGQALRRVLNAAVGIVEYRVENERAKAPGGRLDFLAQEKLIKEFGELAVKLADPTRREAFLAEVAATVGVEMSVVRQALKLAPAPRPPKAEAPPRELLSGHAGFLRLLLESPDYVARARLAVLADDFDHPLLRAMYQALLDKTADGSWPTTPQELGATPEEVEHWSRLMTHSVDPATRDRAFEDGLRDFAQRRRPAPQLRQLIAQAERAGETAKARELTERLAEQLRLDKTEPAEGKAGKGDYGGGKTP comes from the coding sequence ATGCCCGACGATGCCATCAAAGATCAGGTCAAGGAGGCGACCGACATTGTCGCGGTGATCGGCCAGTATGTCACGCTGCGCCGGCGCGGCACCAACCTGATCGGCCTCTGTCCGTTCCACACCGAGAAGACGCCGTCGTTTACGGTCCATGCCGACCGGCAGTTTTTCCACTGCTTCGGCTGCGGCAAGGGCGGCGATGTCTTCACGTTCCTGATGGAGCATGAGGGATGGTCGTTTCCCGAGGCGCTCAAGTACTGCGCCGAGAAAGCCGGAATCACCCTGCCGGAGCGCCGCGAGCGCGATGACCCGCAGTCGCGACTGCGCGACGAAATGTCAGCGGCGCTCGAACTGGCCGACAAGATCTTCCGGCACACCCTCTTCACTCCCGTCGGCAAGCATGCGCTCGATTATCTGAAAAATCGTGGTTTCCAGGAACAGACGCTCAAGCGCGCCGGGATCGGCTATGCGCCCCCCGGTTACGAAACCGTGCTGAAGACCGCCGAAGCGCGCGGCATCACGCGCAAGATCCTCGAGGCGGCCGGGCTGATCACGCATTCGGCCAAGGGCGGAAATCCCTACGACCGTTTCCGCAACCGCGTCACCTTTCCCATCGTCAACCTCTCCGGCAAGACCGTCGGCTTCGGCGCCCGCGCCCTCTCCGATGAGGATCAGCCCAAATACCTGAACTCCCCCGAAACGGCGCTATATCAGAAGGGCCGCCTGCTCTATGGGCTCGTGGTCGCCCGCGATGCGATCCGTCGCGAGAATCGCGCAATCCTGGTCGAAGGATACATGGACTGGCTGACGATGGTCGAAGCCGGCATCGACAACGTGGTGGCGGTCTCCGGCACGGCGCTGACCGACATGCAGGCCAAGCTGCTGTCGCGCTTCTGCGAGCGGGTGACCATGATGTTCGACGCCGATGCAGCTGGCCAGCGCGCCGCGCTGCGCGGCATCGACATCGCCTACAACGCCGCCCTCGGCGTCGACATCGCGGTGCTGCCCAAAGGCGAAGACCCCGACAGCCTGATCCGCAAGCAGGGCGGCCAGGCCCTGCGCCGGGTGCTAAACGCGGCGGTCGGCATCGTTGAGTACCGGGTCGAAAACGAGCGTGCCAAGGCCCCCGGGGGCCGTTTGGATTTTCTGGCGCAGGAAAAACTGATCAAGGAGTTCGGCGAGCTGGCGGTGAAACTGGCCGACCCAACCCGGCGCGAGGCCTTCCTCGCCGAAGTCGCCGCCACCGTCGGAGTCGAGATGTCAGTGGTGCGCCAGGCGCTGAAACTGGCGCCGGCCCCGCGTCCGCCCAAGGCGGAGGCGCCGCCGCGCGAACTGCTGAGCGGCCACGCCGGCTTCCTGCGCCTGCTGCTTGAATCGCCCGACTATGTCGCGCGTGCCCGCTTGGCGGTGCTCGCCGATGACTTCGACCACCCGCTTTTGCGCGCGATGTACCAGGCGCTGCTCGACAAGACCGCCGATGGTTCCTGGCCGACTACGCCGCAGGAACTGGGCGCCACGCCGGAGGAAGTCGAGCATTGGTCGCGGCTGATGACCCACAGCGTCGATCCCGCCACGCGCGACCGCGCTTTTGAGGACGGCTTGCGGGACTTCGCGCAACGACGGCGTCCCGCGCCGCAGTTGCGCCAGTTGATTGCGCAGGCGGAGCGCGCGGGCGAGACTGCCAAGGCGCGTGAACTGACCGAACGGCTCGCCGAACAACTGCGCCTCGATAAGACGGAACCTGCTGAGGGAAAAGCGGGTAAAGGAGATTACGGCGGGGGAAAAACCCCTTGA
- a CDS encoding C4-type zinc ribbon domain-containing protein: MATKATMHEAVDLLLKLQGLDYQLGELERSKEYLPDMIGTLEGEIKQALQELANAKDQLEATRLENKRLELRVKEKQGELERLQKQMMVIKTNKEYDALAREIDHVKADITASEEGILSTLDRIEALQNEIKEKEERTLQVQTANGAQLSSIKGEMDSVGDKIRIKEDERKNIIVRLDDATVAIYERVRRGKGGGAIVHIRHGACSGCFKRMPPQLVQEIRRAERLITCDSCGRILIWSDDE; this comes from the coding sequence ATGGCGACTAAAGCAACCATGCACGAAGCCGTGGACCTGCTGCTCAAGCTGCAGGGCCTCGACTACCAGCTCGGCGAACTCGAACGCTCCAAGGAATACCTCCCCGACATGATCGGCACTCTCGAAGGAGAGATCAAACAGGCCCTGCAGGAGCTGGCCAACGCCAAGGACCAGCTCGAAGCGACCCGCCTGGAAAACAAACGGCTCGAACTGCGCGTCAAGGAAAAGCAGGGCGAACTGGAGCGGCTGCAAAAGCAGATGATGGTCATCAAGACCAACAAGGAATACGACGCCCTGGCGCGCGAGATCGACCATGTCAAAGCCGACATCACGGCCAGCGAGGAAGGCATCCTCTCCACCCTCGACCGCATCGAGGCGCTCCAGAACGAGATCAAGGAGAAGGAAGAGCGGACGCTGCAGGTGCAGACCGCCAACGGCGCCCAGCTCTCCTCGATCAAGGGCGAGATGGACTCGGTCGGCGACAAGATCCGCATCAAGGAAGACGAGCGCAAAAACATCATCGTGCGCCTCGATGACGCCACGGTGGCCATCTACGAGCGCGTGCGCCGCGGCAAGGGCGGCGGCGCGATCGTGCACATCCGCCACGGCGCCTGTTCGGGGTGCTTCAAGCGGATGCCGCCGCAACTGGTGCAGGAGATCCGCCGCGCCGAGCGCCTGATCACCTGCGACTCCTGCGGACGCATCCTGATCTGGTCCGACGACGAATAG
- the guaB gene encoding IMP dehydrogenase — translation MTPETVAPRDRILAEALTFDDVLLVPAKSEVMPRETDVSTRIGPIQLPIPIISAAMDTVTESRLAIALARLGGIGTIHRNMSIDRQAAEVERVKRSESGMINNPITLAPDRPIRDALEVMRRYSISGIPITDNGRLVGIITNRDLRFQRDPSVAISEVMTKAPLITAPEGTDLAAAQEILHKNRIEKLLIVDRAGNLRGMITVKDIIKKGQYPDACKDERGRLRVLGAVGVGEQEGLARAQALVDAGVDGICIDTSHGHTRSVMDTAAKLRARYPQVLLMVGNVATREGAHDLIAAGADVIKVGIGPGSICTTRIVTGAGLPQLTAIMDCCEEAAKTNTAVVADGGIKYSGDITKALAAGASAVMIGSLFAGTEEAPGEKVLLEGRSFKVYRGMGSIGAMTQGARDRYYQGEEELSKLVPEGIEGRVAYKGELAQTIHQLIGGVRAGMGICGAPNLETLRRTARFVRVTAAGLRESHPHDVAITKEAPNYPRA, via the coding sequence ATGACCCCGGAGACCGTCGCCCCGCGCGATCGCATCCTGGCCGAGGCGCTCACCTTCGACGATGTCCTGCTGGTGCCCGCCAAGTCTGAGGTGATGCCGCGTGAGACCGATGTCTCCACCCGCATCGGCCCGATCCAGCTGCCGATCCCGATCATCTCGGCCGCCATGGACACGGTGACCGAATCACGCCTGGCGATCGCGCTGGCCCGGCTGGGCGGCATCGGCACCATCCATCGGAACATGTCGATCGACCGTCAGGCCGCCGAGGTCGAGCGCGTCAAGCGGTCCGAAAGCGGCATGATCAACAACCCGATCACGTTGGCCCCCGATCGGCCGATCCGCGACGCCCTCGAAGTCATGCGCCGTTACTCGATCTCCGGCATCCCGATCACCGACAATGGCCGTCTGGTCGGCATCATCACCAACCGCGACCTGCGCTTTCAGCGGGACCCGTCGGTGGCCATCAGCGAAGTGATGACCAAGGCGCCGCTGATCACCGCGCCCGAGGGGACCGACCTGGCCGCGGCGCAGGAAATCCTGCACAAGAATCGCATCGAAAAACTGCTGATCGTGGACCGCGCCGGCAATCTGCGCGGCATGATCACGGTCAAGGACATCATCAAGAAGGGGCAGTACCCCGACGCCTGCAAGGATGAGCGCGGCCGTTTGCGCGTGCTGGGCGCGGTCGGCGTGGGCGAGCAGGAAGGGCTGGCGCGGGCGCAGGCGCTGGTCGATGCCGGCGTCGATGGCATCTGCATCGACACTTCGCATGGGCACACCCGTTCGGTCATGGACACCGCGGCGAAATTGCGCGCCCGGTATCCGCAGGTGCTGTTGATGGTCGGCAACGTCGCCACCCGCGAAGGGGCGCATGACCTGATCGCCGCCGGCGCCGATGTGATCAAAGTCGGCATCGGGCCCGGTTCCATCTGCACCACCCGCATCGTGACCGGCGCGGGCCTGCCGCAGTTGACCGCCATCATGGATTGCTGCGAAGAAGCCGCCAAGACCAACACCGCCGTCGTTGCCGACGGTGGGATCAAATACTCCGGCGATATCACCAAGGCGCTGGCCGCCGGCGCCTCGGCGGTGATGATCGGCTCGCTGTTTGCCGGCACCGAGGAAGCCCCGGGCGAAAAGGTCCTCCTCGAAGGACGCTCCTTCAAGGTCTACCGCGGCATGGGATCGATCGGCGCGATGACCCAGGGCGCACGCGACCGCTACTACCAGGGTGAAGAGGAGCTGTCAAAGCTGGTGCCGGAGGGGATCGAAGGGCGCGTCGCCTACAAGGGCGAACTGGCCCAGACCATCCACCAGTTGATCGGCGGTGTGCGCGCCGGCATGGGCATCTGCGGCGCGCCCAATCTGGAGACCCTGCGGCGCACCGCGCGGTTTGTGCGGGTCACCGCCGCGGGGTTGCGCGAAAGCCACCCGCACGACGTGGCGATCACCAAGGAAGCGCCGAACTATCCGCGGGCGTAA